A window of Malania oleifera isolate guangnan ecotype guangnan chromosome 2, ASM2987363v1, whole genome shotgun sequence genomic DNA:
CATGATGATTGATGACACATTCCCCTGAACCTTCTGTGGACATTTTTTTGGCTATTTGGTACTGCTGGCCATTGCTTGATTTTAGTTAAATTTCTGAAAATTTGGTGTAGATTTTTGTGTTTTCTACTACAGGTGGTTGAATAACAAATTTTCAATGTGCTCTGAGACAGcaatgaatttttcatttttgggCACTTGTCTCTTGTAAAGAATGCTGTGGGAAAGTTGTTTGATAGCTCAAACGGCTCTGCAGCACAAACTTTTATGTAAATTGATGTCACAACATGGCATCAGAGCTTCTGGTTTAGTAGAGTAGGTCCTGGGTTCCAAGTAATGTTACCTGGATTTTACTGGTTATGGTGCACTTTGTTATGTTTGTGTTTGTTCACCAGTTTGAGTCCGATGTGTGTGCCTTTTCATGTGCTCATGTGCAATATTGGAGTTGAAGTTGAGGGGGAGCATTggttaactttatatatatatatatatatcacacagCTAGCTTCTAGGTAAATTGGTGTGGTAACAAAAAGTAACTgcattatatttatttgtttttggtGAGAGCACccagtaaatttatttttggtgTAGGTCCGGTTCACTGTATTGGAAGACTGCCTGCCGTTGGCAGAGGAGGAGTTCAGAAAGGTTATCAAGGACAACTACTACACTAGGAACAAGTTTAATTGCCAATTGAAATCTGAGCAGGTTCAATCACGCTTTTTGATATTGATcagaactatatatatataagtaaaaagGGGGAGCATATGgattatttttttcttgtttttttattaCTTAATTTTATTGCATTGTATTATGTTCAATAGGTTAAGAAGTTGTGCAAGCTTTTCCAGGCTGGCAGTAAGCGTCCCAAGTTTGATAGGGTGGGTCGAAGCAGCAGAGTATCTACCCACACATTTGTAGACAGAGACAGAATCAAGCCGCGAGATCGGGAGGACGAGGAGCACCTTCCATTGGATGGCCGTTCTTTCATGCATGAAAGGGAGGGCTTTGCTCCTCCTGGGGTGCCTGCCCCACGACTGCCTCTACCTCCAGTGCCAGCCCCTGCTCCCCCTCCATTGTATGCCTATGAGCGGCCTGTGGAGATGGATGCTTACAGACGGGATACTCTCCTTGAGCATCGTGACTTGCGGAAGTTAGATCAGGAACGGAGGCTTCGAGATGAGATTGTGCACCGTGATCCTTACAGTGTGTACAATGAACCCCCTCCGTCGTACCGTGAACCAGCATATTCTGTTGGCTTGCCACCCAGGTACCGTTCCGAGTACTATCCTGCTGCAGTCCCACCGCCGGAGTACAGCCCCGTTAGCCCGCCACCCCGATACCACCTACCTGCTGCAGTTCCGCCACCTGAATATCAGCCTCGGTCACCCCGGTACCACCTGCCTGCTTCAGTTCCGCCACCAGAGTATCATCCTCGGTCACCCCGTTACCACCTGCCTGCTGCAGTTGCGCCACCTGAGTATCAGCCTCGGTCTTCATACCGTTATTAAACCTCAGTGCCAAATGAACTTTGATGTATTGAAAATCGACCATTGGTGgttaattttcaaattcaaaatgactCCCGCTTTGATGGATTAGTGTGTTGATGTGTAAACATGTTGCATTGGGTAGGAATTGGTTTTTGGCCAAGAAACTGGTTGAAGCTGTTGTATGACCCATTATCTCATCTGAGGAAGTGACTTCTTTCTTTCTTGCTTCCCTCCCTATTTCTGACTCCCGCTTATTGTCACCTGTTCTTTTGACAAATACGTGTAGACATGCAAATGGAACAGGAATAACGTTCATGCAGCCATGCAGGGTCCGTTTTGATGTGATTTACAGGAGAATCACAGGATCAGGTGAAAGATTGGGCGAGGAATATCTGAGGTGTGGTGGGGCGCTTTTggtattattttttgtttataattTGTTTGTTGTTTTTGCAAAATAATCAAATTTAATGATTTTTAGTTGTAGTAATTTGTTGTACATGCAGGGTAATTTCTTGGAGAATCATTGGAATCTGTTTGTGGTAATTAAACcagtaaaaatataaaaacctaaaatTTGGGTGACTgacaaatcaaaattttcaaattattctcaCATTTAATTGATTCAAAATTGAAATCTCATCTTGtaccaaatttcaaatttaagagTCCACTTGCTCGTGTCTTTTCATTAGATTTGGTGATTATGTGCACATTCTAATTTTATGCTTCCTCTCCCTTTTTTCTCTTCTTAGTCCATTTGAATTTGCAAAGCCATGAATGATTATTAGCGCAGGGAGTTTGGATGCGGGAAGATTTACCAAATGCTTGAATCTGCACTAGTGAATAAGAGGCGACGCACATGATCAAAAGATTTGCTCCAGCAAACCAAAACCTTCCTTCATCTCCTCCGGTTTCAAAGATCTACAAGATCATACTCTATGGGAATGAGAAGCAAAATTtgttcctttttcctttttagcTCTCAAGTTTCGAGAAAATACCTTGCTCTGCGCTGCCTCTATTTTTTAGTTATTATATTCATAGAATAATATGAGTGTATGTTACTAATGTATTATCACCATGTATTGTGATGCAACCtgcaataataaataattactacaaatatataaaataatattaagttTGGTTGTAGTAATGCAATATTGCTATATTACATGGTATTATATAATGctataatatataatacaaaaaataatattgtaatatttaaatgaatcTTTTCATGTGTAATGAAAATATGATCTTTTATATTATTACACACGTAGGTTAAGGGTATTTCGGCAGTCATATCAAAATCCCCAAAAGGATTCTCATATTTAGCCTAACATAGATATGGGCAACTCATGTATATTCTCTATGGTCCTATAATGCAAGCCATATAAAATATTCCCATTCTCAAATATCCTTGGCAAGAATATCAATCTACGAGTGCATTTTAGATCTCAAAGACTAAATAATGCCTAAAGTCGCAAAAACACAATaatgctagcatgtcaaacagtTCTAAGAATCTCTTCCTATATATTAAAGAGATGTTCTAAAGTTTCAAAAAAGcaaacataaaaaaattatagTAAGAAATTTTAGTTAAatacaaataattttaaaaaatgagtaATACAAGCATATATGCTCATAAAAGACTTTCATTCAAGTACACAAAAAACACtaattaaataactaaaaatagatgaactatacatatatatatatatatatatatttattagagagagagagagagagagagagagagagagagagagagagagagagagagagagagagtttgtgtgtgtgtgagcgAGCTTTGTCTTACAGTAGTCAATAttgacaaaaaagaaaagaaaagaaatgttaGTAACTAATGAAATATTACCACCATGCTTCTTAAAATTTTCCAACAACAAAAAAGggcaaaagaaaaacattttatCAATATCCAGTACTTATCCAAGgagataaaaaaaaatctttattatttttgttaaactTCAACATAAAAATAGGATAAACAAGTTAAACTTCTCTATCGTTGTTGTATGCTTACACAAAAGCCATAACCAAGTAAGTAG
This region includes:
- the LOC131147840 gene encoding uncharacterized protein LOC131147840, producing the protein MANKGKDEGSKSILEKNDSGNNVETKATISELVNMNVEDPTTIVKGEDKEENKKEEVNNEQLSRENSKGKVKKLRKRKKKNTTSGNTNTVVAIDVKKPESSTKKAKKRVEGSGMIFMCSSKTKKDCYRYKVLGLPASKKDVVSKVYKGMRLFLFDIDLRLMYGIYKATAPGGYNIEPKAFKSVFPSQVRFTVLEDCLPLAEEEFRKVIKDNYYTRNKFNCQLKSEQVKKLCKLFQAGSKRPKFDRVGRSSRVSTHTFVDRDRIKPRDREDEEHLPLDGRSFMHEREGFAPPGVPAPRLPLPPVPAPAPPPLYAYERPVEMDAYRRDTLLEHRDLRKLDQERRLRDEIVHRDPYSVYNEPPPSYREPAYSVGLPPRYRSEYYPAAVPPPEYSPVSPPPRYHLPAAVPPPEYQPRSPRYHLPASVPPPEYHPRSPRYHLPAAVAPPEYQPRSSYRY